The Tenebrio molitor chromosome 5, icTenMoli1.1, whole genome shotgun sequence genome segment tactattaaatatcgtattgttttaaaatgaaattatgcaTCCATGATAGCTttactttcaataattttatttgtcacaactgacatttacgaaaaagttaaaatgtgacgattaaaatgtatccgaatgatgagaaaacagacatgatccgGATTTaaggcgaatgtaataaaaatgcctctgGCATTGCGCGTTTATGTATTCtgttttaagttttttaaattaaaaaacaaatatccacgttagcGTTGCAAacttgcaaatgtattgtgggttgcattttcaattccgcggGGTTTATTAATTCAGAAATACCTGTATTTCCAAAACTACTGATTCAATTGGTACCAAAATCAATAGACTTGGAGTTCTGGATGAGGTAAATGTTTTGGggaaagaaaaaatcaagtcGATGCATTTTTGCACAAGTTACCGTAATGTCATCTGCTTGCGAAGTGAAAAGAATATTGTTTGGGGTTGGAAAATCTTGTGTGATATTTACTCGCCTCACTAAGCTTTCAGACGCAAGATTAATGAAGCCTCGTAATTTTGAACGATCGGCCTAAACACACATTCGCATGCGGTCATCCATTAGAGGCTCTTTCGCTCTTTAGCAAATTTTACTTGTCTGAGCGATTTATGCTTTGTTTACTGACCCAGAAAACCGCAACACATGAAACACAACTGATTAAAGTTGTAATGTCTTGTGGGGGTTAGAAAGGTTTTTTCACTTGTGAAATAACACACTTGAGCGTTTTTCTGTTGCGTTCGTCTTTTTCGCCtttaaaaacataacctcacttacatcatcatttttatacaaaataaattaattcaaaacatAAATCATAATGTTGTActcagaaaaaaagaaacctCTCGCTTATTTGTTCCCAATGGAACTGTTTTCTCTTCActgaataaaattaacaatattttcgCCGTTTCTAGCTTATTATGGAGGACTCTTGGGCCTCTTCATCGGATTCAGCTTCGTCTCTGCCGTGGAATTGATTTATTTCTTCACGGTTCGCCTGTTCCTCGATTTCAGACAACGCAACGAAATGttgagaaaaaagaaagacaATCGTTTTGTGAATGTAAAGCCGCATCATGATGAAATTCTTAATCCGAAACTTCTCATAGCTAATCATTACAACAACGACAGATTCAACCTGAGGCGTAGAAGCAATTCCAACTCTTAACATCCAATTTTTTAGTCAACTCAAGTCACATTCTAACACCAAACTGAAATTATCTCTACTACACTTCGGGAACACAAGAATCACGCTACTACtgtaaaattacaaatacaaataaatactGAAGTACAGCCCTGATTGATGTTTTCTGGTAAAAATCAAACATCCCTTCCTCGCTCATCACATTTAAGAATACTTTTGCACATCATAAATAAACTACTCGACTTGACTTGATGCAGGTGCGCATGCGCCCTTGCAAAACAACCAAAGTCCTAAACAATCTCAGTGCTTATTGTGGAGATGCTTCTTCAGATTGCCCTTCCACGCCGTGCTAAAACTGCAATGCAAACACTTGAACGGGAGTTCGCCCCCCGTATGCGTAAACTTGTGCGCATCCAGCCCCCTCTTGTCGCTAAAACTGGAATCGCACATCTTGCACTTGTAGTACCTGGTGAACAAGTGTTCGCACTTCTCTTCATTACACTCCAGGCAAACCTGTTTGTCTTTGGCCAGATGTCTGGTCTCCATGTGTTGCTTGAGGTAGGACTTGGTCAAGTATCCCTTGCCGCACTCCTGACACTTGTGCGGGAGCTCCTGACCCGTGTGGGTCATCTCGTGCAACTTCAACTGGTACTTCTCGGCGAAGGGTTTGTTGCAAACCTCGCACAAGTGCTGCGATTGACGCTTGTGGGTGAACAGGTGGCGGTCTAGGGCACGCTTGCGCGGTGTGCTGTACATGCACAGCTCGCATTTGTACTCTTTCACCCGCACCATGTTTTTGTCGTGTTTCAGCTTGTGGGTGGTGAGCAGGTCCACTCGGTAGGCCTTGTACTCGCACAAGTCGCACGTGTAGCTGCGTTTCAACGAGTTGTAGTAGTCTCGGTCTTTCTTTCTaacaaaattgataaattaaatcgtGAAGGGATGTTAAGTCGACGTACTTTTTGGAGGCAGTTGCGCGACGGCATTTCCGCGTTCGCTGCGGCGCCGCCACTTTTGCTTTCTCCTCGTTTTCCGACTGCATCtcttcaaaatcatttatatCCCTGCTGAACAAATCTGAACTGCTCGGGTTGCTACCTTGTAAGAAAAAACTACAGTAAAACCACATTAATTGAACAGACTACAAACCTATCACTGTTTCCTTGCATACTATTATCTAGTAAAATGTGAGGTAGATTGACAACTTTGGATTCAGGAGGGTCTTCACCATTTGTCATGGAAGAAAAGTTCAAATCCGATATCGTGTGGCTTAGCACGCTACtcaaacaaattttcttgcCCAGTTTTATGTTGTAATGATGGAGATAGTCATAGATTTTTTCCTCAGTTTTGAGACAGGTGTTTTTGAATATGTAcgcattttttaataattctgaGCACTGGAGGCACAGCACCATTTCACCGTCGAAGATGTCCAGGTCCTGGAGACACATCGTTCATTCAAGATTGTCTAAAGGGGCGCAACTCACCATCTCGGGCATGAAAGTCTCCAACATGTCTTTAAGCGACATTTGATTCGCTTCGgtcttattaaaaatttttatgcAACTCGTTCGCGGCAAATTCGTTTTTAAACACGTCCTACAAATGTACAACTGTtccattttttacaatttaaacCATCGAGACACTTTTAGGTTATGTCACTTTTGACAACTTGACTGCAACGCCACCATTGATCATCGATCACTGTCGACTGACGTTTTTGGTTTTTCTCTACACCTCTAAAATAATACGAAATCGTAAAACTAATCTTTTTATTCAGGACAAAATCATAGAAATTGATTTATATGatgatgttttaaaaaatgaatacagtaaattaaataaaattctataatacaaaatttaaaacttattTTACAGGTTCTTTAAATCTTTCTAGTCGCTGTTTTGCTCTATCTTCCGGTGTGACAATCCCAAATCGAGCTTTGCgcttttccattttttcctgAACGTCAAGACTGGTCATCACTTTGGAAACTGACCCCCCAAACCTCTCTGCCCTTTGTTTAAGTACTTCCACGCTAGTTTTCTGCAAgacaaattttcaaacaaaatacacacacaaaaaacacaaacattaCCACTTTCGTGTGTATCGCGCTTGACGAGTTTCCTGAATCGCCGAATCGTTCGGCTCTCGCAACTTTTTTTGCCTCATTGCTAAGAgtgacatcaaattttttcgccctCATCTCCAAGCGCTATAAAAACATTATcacaaaaacatcaaaatattACACGACGTCTCACTTCTTTCGCTGAGAGCCCTGACAATTTAATaacctttttttcttcagttgATCCATTGGATTTCTCTGAGCTTTCTTTGCTTTCCGTTGATATTCTCTTGTCCATTATAAGAGGTGTATTTCTGTTTAAAActactttttttgttgacgGGGGGACCTTTTCTTTGTCGTCCTTTGTCTCATCCTCGTCGTTTTTGCGTTTCTCACCTTTTGCTGGAAGAGTGTCATTAAGGGCAGTATCGATATCACTTATTACAGATTCGGTAGTTTCCAAATGAACATCGTCGTCGTCCTCCTTCAAAACAAACCGTGAATCTATTTATTCAAACATACAATCGCAACCGTTACGTTTAACAAGTCTTCATCCAGATCGTCGACAGATTCATTGCTGGCCCTTTCGTTCGATTTGAGAGCCGCTTGCAGTCTTTCAACCAACTCGTTTTTGTTTCCTGTTGCGTTCAAGCCTCGACTCTTCAGTTCCCGTTTCAAGTCTGGGACCTACAAACAACGTAAATGATGTACacaaaaacataacctcaaactaaACACGACGCTTTCGATCTCAATATAACTGAACTTTCACTAATGTTTGGATTGACAATGGGAACATTGAGGTGGCAGTTTTTCACGCAAACTAGACACTAGAATTTACCTTTAATTTGGAAATATCCACTCCAGATGATAAAACAGCACCGTCCGCCATCTTTATTGAGCGCCTTACAACAAACAACCACCTCAGCGTGaaacaatttactaaattttaaCCTCACTCTTCTTACTCTTATATACACATGTGGGTGGATGATGGGAGTAGATGGCACCACTGGCGCGAACCCGCGACAATACAAATTGTCTTTTCCTTGTTGTTTCTGATTCTTCCTCTCCAAAAGTGTTTACCACATGTTATTTGACACTaaagatatttttaaacaatatgaGAAATCTGTAACAAATGTGAGTGAAATTTAATGTTGTGAACTGGGGAAAGAaatcagaaattaaagagAATTGAAGAAATTAAGTCAGAAACGAAGGTTTACACATCGTAAAATGCTCACTTGTGTATAGTTATTGACGCTATCAGAGAGGAAAGTAGAGCTtttgttcacgcgaattgcatgttcggcaattcaagtgaacaaaagcggccttactctcgagtcacagtctcgagtgctgtatttgattttgttcgataccttaGATACCTCCTTGGAAaatgagtctgtaactttacattcaaaattttaaataaaattaaaataaaacaatttaccTACTTCcctaaaagaaaaatagtgcTCCATAAATAACCACACAAATGGTATAGTTAGGTAGCATCGTATAAAGATACATGTTTTCGAGTTTAAGTTGTGATAAATACCATAAGTAGCTTAAGGCTGAAGCCTTTAGCCTTGCCTTctttaagtaaaatattaaataaattaaaagtacAATCGGCAATGACAGTTTCTTATCAACttgtatttacaaatttatataaCAACATCTCACAACACGATGTCCAGTACTTGACCGACTACCAGATGATAAACAATAAGAAAACATGTTGTCCAAGTTCATCTTCGTCGTTGTAGCTTTATTGTGCATCAACATCAACCATACGAATGGACAAAGTAAAGGTAAAAGACACAACACCTACTGGTAAGCACAAAGACTTTCATTTTAGGCGCATCTTGCATAACACCGGACCAAAACCCCGGAACTTGCATAAACATCAACGACTGCGCccctttattaaatttactgTTGACCCAAAACCGTAACAACACAATCCGTCAGTATTTGAGGGCGTCAGTCTGCGAATACAGACAACGAACTGCTATAGTGTGTTGTCCGCAACAACGAGCCACAAATGTTGAAACCACCCCTACGGCGGAACAAGTTAGAAATGTTGAAACCACTACATCTCAAAGTCAGACCGGGGGCAGCAGTAAACTGCCCAAGAGCCCAGATTGCGGTTTTAGCAACGTCACCATTCCCAGAATCGTCAATGGGGTACCAGCGAAATTAGGTAATAAAACCGCGTCCGGcattattaatataataataaataagagaGTTCAAGGTtagataaaaattgtttatttcgtTTGGAAAAAGCGACGTCACAGCTAATGATTTTGGTAGAGatgtataaaaattaatttcaggaGAATTCCCTTGGATTGTGGCTCTGGGGTACAGAAACGCGAAAAACCCGCAACTACCGAAGTGGTTATGCGGCGGCTCGTTGATCACCGACAGACACGTTTTAACTGCAGCTCACTGCATCTACAATCGACCAGATCTGTAAGAAATCAAGTGAGACGCGTCCCAAATAATTGTGGTACCATTTGTAGGTACTTGGCACGTTTGGGAGACTTGGATCTATTCGACAACAACGACGGTGCCAAACCTTCAACAGTATCTTTAGCAAACGCAAAAATTCACGAAAACTACAGTCCCACTAGATATAACAACGACATCGCGATCCTCACCCTCCAAGAATCAGTCAACAATCGTAATTTAGTCTTTTTCATTTAACTTCCTGCTTGCAACAGTTCTTTTTAGCTACGGTCTGGCCCATTTGCTTGCCAACAGTCAACCCCTATCGCTCCATGAGCTACTTAAACTTCTCCCCAACTCTGGCAGGGTGGGGATCTGTGTCTTTCcgtaagtacaaaaaaaaaaaatacaaatcaaTCAACTAATTAAACACCTTAATAATAATCTTACGAGACATCTACTACCCACGAATAGGTTTTTCTGAGagattttgtaacattttctCTGTTTTTGCTTGTTTGGAAACTTTCCCAAACCGGTTGTAATGCATCTAATGGATTTTTTAGGTGGACCGTCGAGTTCAACGCTCCAACAAATCTTCGTTCCAGTTCTGGACAACCAGCAATGTGTTCGTGCTTTTGCCAAAGCTGCAACGATAGATGACAAGATATTGTGCGCGGGTTCTTTAAATGGGGATAAAGACGCTTGCGGAGGCGACTCCGGGGGTCCTCTGATGCATGAAATCAACGAAGGAAACAATTACCGAGTTTATCAGATCGGGATCGTTTCGTACGGTTTCCGGTGTGCTGTTCCCGGATACCCCGGAGTGTACACCAGAGTTACAGCGTATGTGGACTGGatagaaaaaaatctgaacTAAGACAATGTTTGCGTTAAGATTATTTATATCGTTCAAATGATTTCTTTGTACGTACATGTGATGGTAGAGAATAAAGagttttttcttatttggaCACTACACTTTTGGGAACTGGGAACCCCCCTTTAGGGGAAGACATGTGAAACACGTGTAATGCGCACTAAACCCACCAAAAAAGTAGGTAGTATTTAACCCAAAtcgtaataattaaattattcaaagaaACAGTGAAATGGGTTACCAACGGTATTATCGAATGCTGTTAAGCGGACACTGTCGGGTCTTTGCAGGAATAACGAAGATGAGAGAGGATGAGACATCAGTTAGTTACTGCTGTGAATGCGCAAGGTAAACAAGAAAGTGTAAAAGTGAGCtgaaataacaacaaaatcatCAATCAACGCAAGAACTGAAGACCAGGAAGACCGAAGACCAGTCAAGGTCAAGGATATTCCTCGAGTTCTTGGAAAATTTCTGTGAATCAAAGCGCCATCTGTAGGAGATCCGGTTTCCACGACAACTGTCAAACTGTCCTCCCGTTGGAGGTTatgttgtatttttattattgaagaGATAAATCTTGTTAAAATGTCTGAATCTTATGTGATAGGCGGTGTAGTTTCAAAACAGCCAAAGTTACGTTCTGTGAATTCCGTGGCCCCTCTAGGTAGGCACGTGCGTCGAAATTGACCAATATA includes the following:
- the LOC138131485 gene encoding zinc finger protein 726-like, giving the protein MEQLYICRTCLKTNLPRTSCIKIFNKTEANQMSLKDMLETFMPEMDLDIFDGEMVLCLQCSELLKNAYIFKNTCLKTEEKIYDYLHHYNIKLGKKICLSSVLSHTISDLNFSSMTNGEDPPESKVVNLPHILLDNSMQGNSDSNPSSSDLFSRDINDFEEMQSENEEKAKVAAPQRTRKCRRATASKKKKDRDYYNSLKRSYTCDLCEYKAYRVDLLTTHKLKHDKNMVRVKEYKCELCMYSTPRKRALDRHLFTHKRQSQHLCEVCNKPFAEKYQLKLHEMTHTGQELPHKCQECGKGYLTKSYLKQHMETRHLAKDKQVCLECNEEKCEHLFTRYYKCKMCDSSFSDKRGLDAHKFTHTGGELPFKCLHCSFSTAWKGNLKKHLHNKH
- the LOC138131489 gene encoding SAP domain-containing ribonucleoprotein isoform X2, which encodes MADGAVLSSGVDISKLKVPDLKRELKSRGLNATGNKNELVERLQAALKSNERASNESVDDLDEDLLNEDDDDVHLETTESVISDIDTALNDTLPAKGEKRKNDEDETKDDKEKVPPSTKKVVLNRNTPLIMDKRISTESKESSEKSNGSTEEKKRLEMRAKKFDVTLSNEAKKVARAERFGDSGNSSSAIHTKVKTSVEVLKQRAERFGGSVSKVMTSLDVQEKMEKRKARFGIVTPEDRAKQRLERFKEPVK
- the LOC138131489 gene encoding SAP domain-containing ribonucleoprotein isoform X1 yields the protein MADGAVLSSGVDISKLKVPDLKRELKSRGLNATGNKNELVERLQAALKSNERASNESVDDLDEDLLNEDDDDVHLETTESVISDIDTALNDTLPAKGEKRKNDEDETKDDKEKVPPSTKKVVLNRNTPLIMDKRISTESKESSEKSNGSTEEKKVIKLSGLSAKERLEMRAKKFDVTLSNEAKKVARAERFGDSGNSSSAIHTKVKTSVEVLKQRAERFGGSVSKVMTSLDVQEKMEKRKARFGIVTPEDRAKQRLERFKEPVK
- the LOC138131487 gene encoding venom protease-like, with the protein product MLSKFIFVVVALLCININHTNGQSASCITPDQNPGTCININDCAPLLNLLLTQNRNNTIRQYLRASVCEYRQRTAIVCCPQQRATNVETTPTAEQVRNVETTTSQSQTGGSSKLPKSPDCGFSNVTIPRIVNGVPAKLGEFPWIVALGYRNAKNPQLPKWLCGGSLITDRHVLTAAHCIYNRPDLYLARLGDLDLFDNNDGAKPSTVSLANAKIHENYSPTRYNNDIAILTLQESVNNPTVWPICLPTVNPYRSMSYLNFSPTLAGWGSVSFRGPSSSTLQQIFVPVLDNQQCVRAFAKAATIDDKILCAGSLNGDKDACGGDSGGPLMHEINEGNNYRVYQIGIVSYGFRCAVPGYPGVYTRVTAYVDWIEKNLN